The sequence GCTCGGCGGCCGCGAGCTGTTGCATTCGGCGGCGGGCCTCGACCCCGATTCGTTCTGGGCCGCGCTCGACGCCTCGCTCGACGGTTTCACGTCGCGGGCCCGCCGCGAGCTCGAGCGCGTGCTCGACCACTCGCGCCACGTGAGCGCCGAGCGCCGAGCCCTGCGCGACGACGCGCCGTGGCGGCGCGAGCGGGCCGCGCGCCGGCTCGGCACGCTGGGCGCGCGACGCCATTCGCGGGCGCTGCGCCGCGCCATGGGCGCCGGCCCCGAATTCGTCACGCTGGCGGCGGCGCAGGCGCTGGGCCGCGCGCGCGATCGCCGCGCGCTCGAGTGGCTGCTCGCGCATCCGAGCGTGATCGAGCATCGCTCGCCGCAGCTCCACATCGCGCTGCTCCAGTCGTTCGGCCGCGGCGCCGCACCGGTGCTGCTCATGGCGCTCCAGCGCGGCGTCGCGACGAGGCGCATGGAGCGCGCGGCGATCGAGACCCTGGCGTGGTGCGGCCACCTCCCCGCGGTGCCGCTCATCGCGCGGGCGCTCGGCCACGAGTGGCGCGACCTGCGCGTGTCGGCCGTGCGCGCCCTGGGAACACTGGGCGCCCGGGAATACGCGACGCGCGTGCGCAGCGCGCTCGACGACGAAGCCTGGCAGGTGCGCGCCCAGGCCGCGCGAGCGCTGGGACTGCTGCGTGACCCCGATTCGGTCATGGCGCTGGCCGCGCGGCTCGACGACCGGGCCTGGTGGGTGCGCCGGCACGCCGCCTACGCGCTGTTCGAGCTGGGCGACGCCGGCCGCCACGCGCTGCAGCGAGCCGCGAAGGCTCACGCCGACCCTTACGCCCGCGAGATCGCGGCCGAAGCGCTTTCGGGCGGCTTCCCGGGAAACGCGCTTGGCCACCGTCGCGCCGCCCCTTAGGCTCGGGCGCATGTCCGCGCCTCGCCCCCACGACCCGCGCCGTGGCCGCCCGTCGCGCTATATCCGGGAACGGGCCGCACAGGAAGGCAGCGCGGTGACGCGCGTCAAGGACGCGCTCGCCATGCGTGGACTTTCGCCGCGCAAGCGCTTCGGCCAGAATTTCCTGGTGCGCGAGGATCTCGCCGATCGGATCGTCGAGCACTGCCATCTGCGCGACGACGAGGTCGCGGTCGAGATCGGTCCCGGCGCCGGCGCGCTCACCGAGCGCATTGCGCGGCGCGTCCGGCGGCTGGTCGCCATCGAGAAGGACTTCGGCCTGGCCGAGCTGCTGCGCGAGGATCTCGCCGCGATCGCCAACCTCGAGATCGTGACCGCCGACTTCCTCGAGTTCGATCTCGCGGCACTGGCAGCGCGAAGCGGCGTCGAGCAGCTGGTGGTGGTCGGCAACATTCCCTACAACATCACCACGCCGATCCTCGAGCGACTGTTCGAGCAGCGCGCGGTCGTGCGCAGCGCGGTGCTGCTGGTGCAGAAGGAATACGCCGAGCGCCTGAGCGCCGCGGCCGGAACTCCCGAATACGGCGCGCTCACGCTGTTCGCCCGCTACCACGCCCTGATGGAGCCGCTGCTCCACGTGCGCGCGTCGGCGTTCTGGCCTCGGCCCGAGGTGGATTCGCTGCTGGTGCGATTCTTCCTGCGCGCGAAGCCGCCGGTCGAGGTGGCGAGCGAGTCGCTGCTCTTCCGCATTATTCGCGGCGCGTTCCAGATGCGCCGCAAGCAGCTCGCCAACACGCTGGAAGCCTCGCTCGATCTGGACCGCGAGGGCGTGGCGCGCCTGTGCCGCGCGGCCGGCATCGACGGACGGCGCCGCGGCGAGACCCTCACGCTCGACGAGTTCGCGCGGCTCGCCAACGCGGCAGCTTCGTGAGCGGCGCCCCCGCCCGATCGGCGCCGGCGGTCGCAGCGCTGAACCCGGCCCCCGATCCGGTGCGCGAGCGCCTGCCGGCGGTCGACGCCGCGCGTGGCCTCGCGCTGCTGCTCATGCTGCTCGACCACGCCGCGTTCTTCGCCAAGGTCAACGTGGCGGCCGAGAGCTACACGCGCCGCCCGCTGTCGCTGTGGGGGCCGGGCTGGGTGATCGCCGGACTGTTCACCAACGTCTCGGCGCCGACCTTCTGGTTCGTCGGCGGCTTGAGCGTGGCACTGATGGCGGGACGCGAGCGCTGGAAGCACGCGACCGACGACTTCCTGCTGATTCGCGCCGGCGCGCTCTATCTGATCGACATGGTGTTGGTGTCGTGGGAGTGGAATCCGCTGCACGCGCCGCACGCGGTGGTGGATTTCGAGCTGCTCTCGTGCCTGGCCACCGCGCTGTTGCTCATGATCCCGTTGCGGCGGCTGCCCGACCGGCCGCTGATCGCCGTCACCGCCATTCTGTTCGTGGGCTATGCGGCGCTGATCCGGCTGGTGCCGACCGCGACGCTCGAGAGCTTCGCGTTCCCGGCCCGCCTGCTGGTGACCTTCGACGAGGTTCATCGTCCGGTGGTGACCTTCCCGGTGCTGGGCTGGATGGGACTGATGACGATGGGACTGCTGTTCGGGCGGCGCCTCGTGCGCGGCGATTGGCTCACCGGCCGGCCGTACTACCTGGCCGCCGGCATCTGCCTCGCGGTGTGGTTGGCGGCGCGCCTCACCGGACTCGGCAGCGTCAACGTATGGCGGCCGGCGCAGGGGGTGCAGGCGCTGTTCATCATGCAGAAGGGTCCGCCGTCACTCGACTACGAGGCGTTCAACATCTCGTTCGGCCTGCTGGCCCTGGGCGGCTTCCTGGATTTGGGCAGCGCGATCAAGGATCTTGCGGCGGGCCGCTGGCTGATCGCCTGGGGACAGGCTCCGCTGTTCCTGTTCGTCGCGCACCTGCTGGTGACGTTCGTGTGCGCGCGCGCGCTGCTCCATCTGCCGTACCTGCGCCAGGCCGATGTGCCGCGCTACGCGCTGACATTCGTCGTCACGGCGGCGGTGCTGCTCCCCATGGCGCGCTGGTACCGCGCGTTGAAGGAGCGCAACCCGGATCGCGTGATTCACTACCTGTAGCGCGGCGCGACAGCGAGATCAGCGCGCGATCACCGCCCGCGTCTGGATCGATCGCCCGCCCTGCGTGAGCCGCAGCACGTACACACCGGCTTTGAGAGCGGCGCTCTCTTCCAGCCGCACGACATGGGTGCCCGCGCCCAGCGTCACCTCGCGGCTCAGCACCCGCCGGCCCTGCACGTCCAGCAGCTCGAGCTTCGCTGCCTGAGCGCCCGGCAGCGTGAACTCGGTCGTCAGCGGGCCCGCGCTCGGGTTCGGCCGCAACGCGCCGAACGACAGCGCCAGCGTCTGCGGAACGCGCACGCGGACTTCGCCCAGCGTCCGCCACGCGCCGTTCTCCATCACCCGCAGCCGGTAGGCGTAGCTGGCGCCCGCCGTCACCGCGTCGTCTTCGTAGCTCACGTTGCCGGTGCCGTCGGCCCGCACCGTGGCGAGCGTGGCATAGCCCGAGCCGTTGGCGTCGCGCTCGAGCGTCGCCACGAAGTTGGCGCCGTTCGGCGAGAACCAGCGGAGCAGCACGCGTCCCGGCTCGGCCGACGCGCTCACCAGCGAGGCCTCGGCCGACACCGTGCCGTCGCCGAGGATCTTGCCGGCGTAGACGCGCAGCCCGCCGCGCGCGTCGTCCCACGCGCTGATCACGCCATTGGTGCCGTCGGTGACGGCGCACGGCGTGTCCTGGTCATCGGGCGTGTTCACGATCGCCGCGCCGCCCGACGGGAAACCCGGCGGACGCGATCCGCCCGACAACATGCGCTGCACGTAGACATCCGGATTTCCGGCACGGTTGTCGACCCACACCACGTCCACGCCGCCGGCGTTGTCGGGCAGTGCCAGGAACTCGCCCTTCGAGGTGGCCGCGTCGCAGAGCAGATTGCCGTCGGCCGCCCAGCCGGCGGCGATCGCACCCGTCGAAGTGACGTGCTGGGCGTAGAACGTGTTGGTGGTGCCGGCGCCGCGATAATCCTGCCAGACCGCGACCGCCCCGCCGGAAAGATCGGGCACCAGCCTCGTCCCGTCCTGCAATCCCGCCGCGCCGCAGAGCTGGACGCCGTTGAGCGGCCACGGCGAGGGAATCGTTCCCGAAGGCGTAATGCACTGCGCGAAGATGTCGAGGTCGAAATTGCGATCGTCGGTCCACGCCAGCATGAAGTTCCCGGTCGAGAGCCGGGTGATGGCCGGGCTGAACTTGGTGAGCGAGCCGGTGCAGATCAGCACGCCGTTCGCGTTCCAGCCGGGCGAGAACGTGCCATCGCCCGCCAGCCGCGTGGCGAACACGCTGTCGTTCGACGCCCAGGTGAAGAGGAAGCCCCCCGAGCCGTCCAGCGTGAAGTCAATTTCCTGATTGTTGGCATTGCCGATCGCTTTCCCGCCGCCCGGCCAGCCGGCGATCGCGTTGCCCGAGCCGTCCAGCCGCACCACCCACGGTTGCAGGTTCATGTCGGTCCAGCCGACGTAGGTGCCGTTCGAGCCGTCCGCGCGCAGGGCATAGCCCTGGAGTTCGCCGACCGCGTACCTCCTGCCATTCACCGGCCAGCCCGGGCTCAGCGCTCCGGCGCTCGTGATGCGCTGCAGATAGAGATCGCCGATCGAGCCGGAACCGGTGTGGAGCACGCTCCAGCTCACGTACATCCCGCCGGCGCCATCGGTGCACGACTGGACCAGCACTTCAAACGAATCCGTCACCGCCACCGGGAATCCCGCCGGGTCCCAGCCCGAGACGAAATTGCCGTTCGAATCGAGATGGCTCGCGAACACGTCGGGCGCTCCGCTGCGGAAGTCCTCGAATGCGAAGATCGCGCCGCCCGATCCATCGGCGACGCCGGTCGGCTCGGCCTGGCCAATCGGGCTGGTCACCACCGGCTCGCCGTTTCCGGTCCACGACTCGATCGAGGGCAGGCCGCCCTGATCGGGGTTCGGCATCGACGCGCCCGACTTGGCCGCCGCCAGGCGTGTGCGCGCGGTCGCGACGCGCGATTGCAGCCGCGCGATCCAGGCACGGCGGGCGTCGGTGCCCTGGCGCGGAAATTCGCGGCCCATGAAGCGAACGTACTGCGGATCGCGAGCAGGCGGCGTGGCCGCGCGCGCGAACGACGGAAGGCCGAACAGCGAAACGAGAGCGGCTGCGAGAACCATCGCCTGGCGACGCACGCGACACCTCCGGTGGGGAAGGCGGATTCCGGGGCAGAGATCGGTCGAGCCGGGAGTATGGCTGCGGCCCGGCCCACGTTCAATAACGCGAAAAAGCCGGTCGCTTCGGCTAGCGGCCCGGGCGGCGGCGGGCTACACTCATGGGGTGATCGGGCGTCGGGCTGCCGGTGCGGCCCGACGCCTTTTCGTGCCGGGTGGGAGGTCGAGCCCTGAGAAGTCGCCCATTTCTCGTCTTGCCGTGCTTGCTGTGCTTCTCGCTCGCGCTCTCGTGCAGCAAGAAGAGCAGTCCCGGAAATCCAATGGCGCCGCCCGGGCCCACCGCCAGCGTGAGCGGCGTGGTGTTCAACCTGACGGGCGGCGGCTCACCGCTGGCCGGTGCGACGGTCTCATCCACTCCCGGTGCGGGCTCGAACGTCACCACCAATGGCCTCGGCCAGTACACCCTGACCATCCCCGCCGAGCAGGCCGTGAGCGTCACGGTTTCCAAGGCCGGATTCGCCTCGCACCCGGTGAACCTGAAGGCTTCGGCCGGCAACGCGGAAGGCTTGACGCTGTCGCTGCTGCCGATCGGCGTGACTCAAAACGTCGCGGCGGCCAGCGGCGGCCAGGTGATGGACCCGGTTTCCAGAACTGCGGTGACACTGCCCGCCGGATTCGTGAGCAGCAGCAGCACGGCGCAGGTTCAGGTCACCGGGCTCGATCCCACCACGGTTCAATCCATGGCGATGCCGGGCACGATCTCGGCGCTCAACCTGTTCAACGCCTCGGGCAATCTCGATCCGATCTCGGTCGCTGAAGTCACCGTCGGTGACGCCGCGGGCAACGGCTACGCGCTCGCCAAGACCATTCATCTCGAGCTGCCGATCCCCGCCTCGCGCGTGGCCGAGCTGCTTCCCGGTTCGGCGCTCCAGTGCTTCCGCTACGATCCGACCGATGGCCTGTGGAAGGCCTTCGCCTACGGCACCGTGGCGAGCTCGGGGATCGGCGGCGTGCCGGTGGTCAAGGTCGACGTGGATCATCTGTCGTGGTACGCGGCCGGGCTGCTCGATGGCACGCCCGCATGCGTGAGCGGGATCGTGACCGCGGGCGGCACCCCGATTCCCAACGTCAACGTGCAGGCGTTTCCCGGCGGGCTCACCACCACCAACTCGCTCGGGCAATACGAAGTGGACGCCGCGCCCCACGCCGCCATTCAACTGGTGGCCACGCGCGTCGCCGGCGGCGCCATCACCACCGCCGGGGCCAGCGCCCAGTCCGACACCATCGGCAATCCCTGCGTGCAGCGGAACCTCGCGCTGCAATCGGGGCCGGCGCAGAGCTACATCGTGGAAGCCCAGCTGATCCGCGGGCGGGACGCGGCGACCATCATTCGAGACGAAGCGACCGTCCGCATTCGCGTCAATACCTCGCCGACCTTCCCGGCCTATAACAACGCGGTCGTGAAGCTGAACGGCGGCGGCACCGTCACGACGCTGCCCTCCATCGGCAATGGGTACTACGGCGTGATCGGAGGGGTAAGCGGCTCGCTGAGCCTGCAACGCGGATCCAGCTACGAGCTGGACCTGGATTTCGACGGCGACGGCGCGATGGATGCGTCGGCAACGGTGCTCATGCCGGGAGGCATGAGGATCCTGTCACCCTCCAACGACGCCATCGTGGATTCGGTGTTCGCGGCGGAATGGAGCGACGACGCCAGCAGCTTCACTGGCTACGACGCGATCTACGTCGGCTCGTTCGAGCCGCTCACCTTTCCGATTCCCCCGCAGGTGTTCGTGACGGGATGGCCGGCGGGCACCGTGACCGTCGGCGATCGAACCGCCATCGGCGATCCCGCGCTCCACCTGTCGAACGACCCGCTGCCCACCGGCCAGTACTACTTCCACCTGTGGGCGGCCAACGGCCCGATCCGCTACGCCCTGCCCGACACCACTCTGTTCGGCACTCCCAACATCACCGGGCCGGGCGTCACCGGCTGGTTCTCGGCGATCTCGATGGCGGACAGCATCAAGATCGGCTCCATCATCATCACGCCGTAGAGGCGGCTTGGGCTGCGAGGAGCCGCCGAGGAGAGGGCGGCTCGGCCGCGACCAGCGAGCGGTATCCCCGCGCACACTTCGCAGCGAGGAGCGGCCGAATCCAGCGACGTGATCGGTTGCTCTCTCGCTGCCCATCAGGGCTCGACGAACTTGTAGCCGACCTTGTGCACCGCGACGATGAACGGCTGCGCGAACCCCGCCCCCAGCTTGGACCGCAGGTTGGAGACGTGGGTGTCCACGGTGCGCGTGGTGACGCCCAGCTCCTCGTCGACGCCCCAGATCTCCTCGAGCAGCTCTTCGCGACTCACGGTGCGACCGCGGTGCTCGATCAGATACTTGAGCAGCTCGAACTCCTTGAACGAGAGCGCCACCGCCTTGCCGGTCTTGTAGACCTCGCGCGGCTCGAAGCGCACCTCGACGTCGCCGAACTTGTAGATCGTGGGACCGGGCGCCGGGCCGGTGGCCGGGCCGCGTTGGACCAGACGGCGCACGCGCGCGACCAGCTCCTTGATGCCGAACGGCTTGGTCACGTAGTCGTCGGCGCCGAGGTCGAAGCCCTTGAGGATGTCGGCCTCGAAGTTGCGCGCGGTCATCACCAGCACCGGGATGTCGCGGTGGCGCTGCCGCAGCTCCTTCAGAACCGTGAAGCCGTCCTTCTCGGGCAGCATGATGTCGAGCAGCACCACGTCGGGCTTCTGCTTGAGGGCCATGCGCAGGCCCTCCTGCCCGTTCTTCGCGGTCAGCACCTCGTAGCCTTCGTAGCGGAAATTGTGAGCGAGTCCATCGAGCAGACCTTCCTCGTCCTCCACGATCAACACGCGCTTGGCAGCGGTTGTCACGTTTTCCTCCTTCATGAACTCACGGGAGCGCGGTCGTGGGCCCGCGCCGCATCCGCCCCGTCGGTGGCCGGCAGTACCAGCGTAAACACGCTTCCCCCTCCTGGATTCGGTGTCACCTCGACGCGCCCGTGATGAGCGCGCATGATTTGCTGCACCAGCGAAAGCCCGAGCCCGGCGCCTTTGGCATCGTGCTGCAGGCCGTGATCGATTCTCACGAACTTCTCGAAGATGCGCCGGCGGTCACCGGGCGCCACCCCGATTCCGTGGTCGGCCACCGATAGCTGCACCGTGCCGTTGGATGCGGCCGCCGTCACCCGGATGTAACGGTCATCTTTCGAGTACTTGACCGCGTTGTCCAGCAGGTTGAGCAGGCAGTGAGACAGGGCGATCGCGTCTCCCCGCACGCGCGGAAGCCCGTCGGGAAGATCGGTTTCCACCCGGAAGCCGGCATGCTCCAGTCGCGGGCGGAAGTTTTCCAGCGTTTCCTGAGCGATTTGCCGCACGTCCACCTGCGTCATCTTGAGAATATGGTGTCCCGACTCGAAGCGCGCCAGATCGAGAATGTTGTCCACCAGCCGGGTCAGCTTCTGGGTCTCGCGCTCGATCGTGGAAAGGAAGCGCTCGCTCTCGTCGGGACTGTTGAACCGGCGCATCTGCAAGGTCTCGACCGCCAGACGGATCAGCGCGATCGGTGTCTTCAGCTCGTGCGTCACGTTCGATACGAAGCTGGCCTTCATTTGTGCGAGCTCGAGCTGCCGGACGGTATAGCGGTAACCAAACAGCATCGCCGCCAGGATCACCAGCCCCATCAGGGTGATGATGAAGATCTCGAGCGAGATGAAGCGCAGCGTCCACGCCGCGCCGGCGCTCGAGGTGGGCGCCACGCGCACCACGTAGCGCTCGAACGGACCCGAAAGTCGCTCCATGCGGGCGGTCTTGAGATCGGCCGGCTCGCGTACCGCGCCCACGCGCTCGCCGCCCGGACCGAACACCTCGATGCTGACGTGGCGGATCGACTCGATCCCGCCGTAGATGCGCTCGTCGGCCGGGATCTTTTCCTGCACCACCTCATCGAGGTGGCGCTGGATGAACACGCCGGGGTCCACCCACCAGCCGCCCGCGCCGATGATGTCGTTGGTGCCGTTGCGGAGCAGCCAGCCCACGAAGTACTGGCCGCGCCGATGCCCCTCGCCGGGCGCGTAGGCCAGCACCTGGGACTCCACCAGCAGCACCGACAGCCCTTCGACTTCCGACACCGGCACGAAATGCCAGCCCGCGAATCCGTCGCCGTTCATCGGCACCGCCGCCAGCGCCAGCCCCGGATCGGCACCGGCGCGAATCGCGGGATCCACCGGCTCGAGCGCGGCGCGCAGATGTGAGTTCAGCTCGAGCTCGAATGCCTCGGCGACCTGCTGTCCGACATACGAGTCGTAGGTGGCACTGTCGGTCTCGACGCTGCGCGTGACGCGCTGCGTGAGGTAGATGGCGAGCCCCGCCAGGATCACGGCCGGAATCGCCACCGCGCTCAACACCGCGGTGAGCACGCGGCGGCGGAACGGAATGTTGGCAAGCGCGTTCTTGATGCGCTCGCGCAGCGGCGCCCCCTCGGGCGCCGTGCCGGGCGCACCCGATCGCGCGCGCGCCTCGGCCAGCGCCGCTTCGAGTGCGGCGCGGCGGGCGCTCTCGGCTGCCGGATTCATCGAGTCGGAAGTCGCCATCAGCAAATCGGGCCGGCCCGCGCGAGCGAGCCGGCCCGAAAACCGGGACCCTCGATCAACTCTTGGCGCGGATCGTGTTCACTCCGGCCAGCTCGTGGATCCTGGCCACGACCGCCGGATCGTTCGAGGTCATGAGCGTGAGGCATCCGCCGTCGATGTTGACGACCTCGCGGGTGAGCTTACCGCTTGCCGCGGCGCCGCGCAGGGCGCGGCAATTGTCGCAGAGCTTGGCGTCCTCGCCGGCCGAGGCGAACATGACGCCGGCCTCCTTGTGCCGCGCCATTGCCGACTGGACCGCCCGCACGCGCGCGGGATCGGTGGTGTAGACGTACATCACGCCATTCTTGAGCGGCACCACCTGGACCACCGCGCCGAGGCTGCGCATCTCCTGCTCGCAGGCGTCGAGATCGTGGCAGTAGGTACAGGTAGTGTGCTGCGCGCTGGCGGTGGCGCCGTTCGCGCCCGAGCACATGTGCTGGGCGGTCGCGGCGTGCGCCGAGCAGTTCGCGCCGGCGGTCGCGGCGTTCTTCCCGGTGCACGCGCCGCCCGACATGCTCGCGGCGGTGGCCGACGCTCCGCTCCTTCCCGAGCAGTGGTCGAACGCGGCGGTGATGGCCGCGGTCGAGGCGCCCTTCGCGCCATGGGGGCAGACCGAAGCCGAGCAGGCGGTGTTCGAGGCGGCGGCGCCGGCACCCTGGGCCTTCTGCTGGTCACAGGCGAACGCGGCGACGACCCCGGCGCACAGGCCGAGCACGGTGAAAGCAGGAACAAGGGGTCGCACTAGCTTCACGAGGCACCTCCAGGCACGCCAGCCGCGCCCGGGGTGGGCGCCGCTCAAGGGGAAGATCGGCCGAACCGAGGAAAAGCCTGTCATCAGACTCTTCGAATCGTGTCAGGGAAGGGCAAAAATCGCGGACCGGCCAACCGGTGGGGGCCCCGCCGGCGTGCGTTTCGCCCGCTCGGGACCATCGCCCCGGGCGTTGACGCCCCCGCCGAGGCTCCGTAACGTGCGGTCACTCCTCGATGAGCCCCAAGCGCCGAAAGAAGTCCGCGCCCGCCGACGCTCGCTTGCTCTTCATCCTGTTCGCCGGCGCCCTCCTGTTGTTCCTCGGCGGCGAGCTGGTCCGCTATCTGCGCTCGGATTCGGGCGCCATTCTGATCGCGCGCAGCCTCGGCCTCGGCGATCGCTCACGCCTCACCCAGATCCTCTCGCGCGACGTGCGGCGAGGGCTGGCAGCGGTCAACGTGCCACGCGACAGCGTGCGCGAGGAGCCGCCGCGCGGTTCGGGCACGAGCGTGCACTGGCGGATCGGGATCGCGCCCGAGGCCTCGCTGATCCAGGCCAACCGTGCGATCAGCGTAGCCGTCGCCCAGGGCGGCGGTCGGGTGTTCTCGGGGCGCGAGCGTCCAACGCCGCACGGCGGATCCGAGCTGACGCTGGTGGTGGGTGTGGGCCGCGATCGAACTCACGAACTGCTGCTGGCGCGTGCGGCGCGGCCGGAAGAGAAGAGTGAGGCTCACGCGGCGCGCATCGCGATCGTGCTGTACGGACTCGGCGATGACGAGGCCACGGCGAAGCAGGCGCTCGCGATCCCGCGTCCGTTCGCGGTGGTGCTGCCGCCCGACACCCGTTCCAGCGAAGCCCTGTTCCACGAGGCGCACGCGCGCGGCCGCGAAGTCGTGCTCCACCTGCCGCTCGAGCCCATCAACTATCCTCAGGTCAGCCCCGGGCCCGGCGCGATCCTCGTCACCATGAAGCCGGCGCGCATCGCGAGCGAGGTGCGACGCGAGATCGCGCAGGCGCGGCCGGTGGTGGCGGTGGCCAATCTCATGGGATCGCTCGCCACCCAGGACATGACGGTGATGACGGCGGTGTACGAGGAGCTGCGGCGCGAGCGCTTGCCGTTCATTCATCTCACGCCGGTCGCAGGCGCGGTGTGCCGCCCGCTGGCGTCACAGCTCGGCGTGGTCTACGCCGAGCCCGACCTGGTGCTCGACGGCGAAGCACGGGCCGAGAAGCCGGCCGGGCTCGACCGGGCCTGGCGCCATCTGGTCGAGAACACGCCGCCCGGCGGAACCCGTGTGGTGTGGTTGCGCGCCACCGCCACCAGCCGCGGGTGGCTCGAGAAGTCGCTCGATCCGAAGCGTCTCGACGGGGTCGACCTGGTTCCGCTCTCGGCGGTGCTGAAGCGGCCGCCCGAGCTGTAGGCTCGCTCTGAGGTCGGCGCCCCGGCACCCGCCCGGCGATTCGCGCGCCGGCAGGGTGGCGGTGGGCAACGGCGGCGCTCGGCGCGGCCGCCGGTCGGCACCACCGCCCCGCCGAAAAAATTCTGCTCTATCCACTGGACGCGTGCTATCTTCGCGCCGGCATGCGCACAGGACAGGACGTCCGGAGCATCCCCGAGGGATGGCTGGCGCGTGAGTGGCTGATGGCGAATGGGCTCGGCGGTTACTCCGCCGGCACCG is a genomic window of Candidatus Sulfotelmatobacter sp. containing:
- a CDS encoding HEAT repeat domain-containing protein, coding for MSQAQLSQGVEVLLAFLTLALAIGGGFLVARAGARLGRRATREREAEFRDQLDVYLERKLGGRELLHSAAGLDPDSFWAALDASLDGFTSRARRELERVLDHSRHVSAERRALRDDAPWRRERAARRLGTLGARRHSRALRRAMGAGPEFVTLAAAQALGRARDRRALEWLLAHPSVIEHRSPQLHIALLQSFGRGAAPVLLMALQRGVATRRMERAAIETLAWCGHLPAVPLIARALGHEWRDLRVSAVRALGTLGAREYATRVRSALDDEAWQVRAQAARALGLLRDPDSVMALAARLDDRAWWVRRHAAYALFELGDAGRHALQRAAKAHADPYAREIAAEALSGGFPGNALGHRRAAP
- the rsmA gene encoding 16S rRNA (adenine(1518)-N(6)/adenine(1519)-N(6))-dimethyltransferase RsmA codes for the protein MSAPRPHDPRRGRPSRYIRERAAQEGSAVTRVKDALAMRGLSPRKRFGQNFLVREDLADRIVEHCHLRDDEVAVEIGPGAGALTERIARRVRRLVAIEKDFGLAELLREDLAAIANLEIVTADFLEFDLAALAARSGVEQLVVVGNIPYNITTPILERLFEQRAVVRSAVLLVQKEYAERLSAAAGTPEYGALTLFARYHALMEPLLHVRASAFWPRPEVDSLLVRFFLRAKPPVEVASESLLFRIIRGAFQMRRKQLANTLEASLDLDREGVARLCRAAGIDGRRRGETLTLDEFARLANAAAS
- a CDS encoding heparan-alpha-glucosaminide N-acetyltransferase domain-containing protein, with product MSGAPARSAPAVAALNPAPDPVRERLPAVDAARGLALLLMLLDHAAFFAKVNVAAESYTRRPLSLWGPGWVIAGLFTNVSAPTFWFVGGLSVALMAGRERWKHATDDFLLIRAGALYLIDMVLVSWEWNPLHAPHAVVDFELLSCLATALLLMIPLRRLPDRPLIAVTAILFVGYAALIRLVPTATLESFAFPARLLVTFDEVHRPVVTFPVLGWMGLMTMGLLFGRRLVRGDWLTGRPYYLAAGICLAVWLAARLTGLGSVNVWRPAQGVQALFIMQKGPPSLDYEAFNISFGLLALGGFLDLGSAIKDLAAGRWLIAWGQAPLFLFVAHLLVTFVCARALLHLPYLRQADVPRYALTFVVTAAVLLPMARWYRALKERNPDRVIHYL
- a CDS encoding T9SS type A sorting domain-containing protein, giving the protein MRRQAMVLAAALVSLFGLPSFARAATPPARDPQYVRFMGREFPRQGTDARRAWIARLQSRVATARTRLAAAKSGASMPNPDQGGLPSIESWTGNGEPVVTSPIGQAEPTGVADGSGGAIFAFEDFRSGAPDVFASHLDSNGNFVSGWDPAGFPVAVTDSFEVLVQSCTDGAGGMYVSWSVLHTGSGSIGDLYLQRITSAGALSPGWPVNGRRYAVGELQGYALRADGSNGTYVGWTDMNLQPWVVRLDGSGNAIAGWPGGGKAIGNANNQEIDFTLDGSGGFLFTWASNDSVFATRLAGDGTFSPGWNANGVLICTGSLTKFSPAITRLSTGNFMLAWTDDRNFDLDIFAQCITPSGTIPSPWPLNGVQLCGAAGLQDGTRLVPDLSGGAVAVWQDYRGAGTTNTFYAQHVTSTGAIAAGWAADGNLLCDAATSKGEFLALPDNAGGVDVVWVDNRAGNPDVYVQRMLSGGSRPPGFPSGGAAIVNTPDDQDTPCAVTDGTNGVISAWDDARGGLRVYAGKILGDGTVSAEASLVSASAEPGRVLLRWFSPNGANFVATLERDANGSGYATLATVRADGTGNVSYEDDAVTAGASYAYRLRVMENGAWRTLGEVRVRVPQTLALSFGALRPNPSAGPLTTEFTLPGAQAAKLELLDVQGRRVLSREVTLGAGTHVVRLEESAALKAGVYVLRLTQGGRSIQTRAVIAR
- a CDS encoding carboxypeptidase regulatory-like domain-containing protein, with product MAPPGPTASVSGVVFNLTGGGSPLAGATVSSTPGAGSNVTTNGLGQYTLTIPAEQAVSVTVSKAGFASHPVNLKASAGNAEGLTLSLLPIGVTQNVAAASGGQVMDPVSRTAVTLPAGFVSSSSTAQVQVTGLDPTTVQSMAMPGTISALNLFNASGNLDPISVAEVTVGDAAGNGYALAKTIHLELPIPASRVAELLPGSALQCFRYDPTDGLWKAFAYGTVASSGIGGVPVVKVDVDHLSWYAAGLLDGTPACVSGIVTAGGTPIPNVNVQAFPGGLTTTNSLGQYEVDAAPHAAIQLVATRVAGGAITTAGASAQSDTIGNPCVQRNLALQSGPAQSYIVEAQLIRGRDAATIIRDEATVRIRVNTSPTFPAYNNAVVKLNGGGTVTTLPSIGNGYYGVIGGVSGSLSLQRGSSYELDLDFDGDGAMDASATVLMPGGMRILSPSNDAIVDSVFAAEWSDDASSFTGYDAIYVGSFEPLTFPIPPQVFVTGWPAGTVTVGDRTAIGDPALHLSNDPLPTGQYYFHLWAANGPIRYALPDTTLFGTPNITGPGVTGWFSAISMADSIKIGSIIITP
- a CDS encoding response regulator transcription factor; its protein translation is MTTAAKRVLIVEDEEGLLDGLAHNFRYEGYEVLTAKNGQEGLRMALKQKPDVVLLDIMLPEKDGFTVLKELRQRHRDIPVLVMTARNFEADILKGFDLGADDYVTKPFGIKELVARVRRLVQRGPATGPAPGPTIYKFGDVEVRFEPREVYKTGKAVALSFKEFELLKYLIEHRGRTVSREELLEEIWGVDEELGVTTRTVDTHVSNLRSKLGAGFAQPFIVAVHKVGYKFVEP
- a CDS encoding HAMP domain-containing sensor histidine kinase — translated: MATSDSMNPAAESARRAALEAALAEARARSGAPGTAPEGAPLRERIKNALANIPFRRRVLTAVLSAVAIPAVILAGLAIYLTQRVTRSVETDSATYDSYVGQQVAEAFELELNSHLRAALEPVDPAIRAGADPGLALAAVPMNGDGFAGWHFVPVSEVEGLSVLLVESQVLAYAPGEGHRRGQYFVGWLLRNGTNDIIGAGGWWVDPGVFIQRHLDEVVQEKIPADERIYGGIESIRHVSIEVFGPGGERVGAVREPADLKTARMERLSGPFERYVVRVAPTSSAGAAWTLRFISLEIFIITLMGLVILAAMLFGYRYTVRQLELAQMKASFVSNVTHELKTPIALIRLAVETLQMRRFNSPDESERFLSTIERETQKLTRLVDNILDLARFESGHHILKMTQVDVRQIAQETLENFRPRLEHAGFRVETDLPDGLPRVRGDAIALSHCLLNLLDNAVKYSKDDRYIRVTAAASNGTVQLSVADHGIGVAPGDRRRIFEKFVRIDHGLQHDAKGAGLGLSLVQQIMRAHHGRVEVTPNPGGGSVFTLVLPATDGADAARAHDRAPVSS